From Rutidosis leptorrhynchoides isolate AG116_Rl617_1_P2 chromosome 3, CSIRO_AGI_Rlap_v1, whole genome shotgun sequence, a single genomic window includes:
- the LOC139900766 gene encoding uncharacterized protein yields MDGTNNDINVLNYSPLFNTIKECTAPPSPFNVNSHHYERGYYLGDGRYPDRAMLVKAPHNPIDEQCKKFKRFQESARKDIERAFRVLQGRFAMLKTPARSKDFNKIRRHMYACVVLHNMIQENNGFVISKRDEKMIAHPSNRPIRLERNLRVRDARIKEIRDKQVHNRLESDLTEHELMYFIVIHKK; encoded by the exons ATGGATGGTACAAACAACGACATTAACGTTTTAAATTATTCACCTTTGTTTAACACTATTAAAGAGTGCACTGCTCCACCTTCACCATTTAATGTAAACAGTCATCACTACGAGAGAGGGTATTACCTAGGTGATGGTAGATACCCAGATAGGGCTATGCTGGTCAAAGCTCCCCACAATCCAATTGATGAACAGTGTAAAAAGTTTAAACGGTTTCAAGAAAGTGCAAGGAAAGATATTGAACGTGCATTTAGAGTACTACAAGGTAGATTTGCCATGTTAAAGACTCCGGCAAGATCTAAGGacttcaacaaaattagaagacatatGTACGCTTGTGTTGTATTACATAACATGATTCAAGAAAATAATGGTTTTGTGATTTCGAAAAGGGATGAAAAAATGATTGCTCACCCAAGTAACCGACCTATAAGGTTGGAAAGGAATTTGAGGGTTcgagatgctaggattaaggaaaTCAGAGATAAGCAAGTTCACAATCGGTTGGAGTCAGATTTAACCGAGCAC GAATTAATGTACTTTATTGTCATTCATAAAAAGTAG